ttgttttgtactatcaacaactctccattgctcgttaccaagtaacttttgctaacaattattttgagtaattaccaatagtgtctagtgcctttaattttgtgGCAACAGAATATCATTAacctgtttgtttatttggtcAAAAGTGGCAActcataaacaaaaaattgcctCTCAGTAAAAACAGCTAATTGCCATCAGTTCTTTTAAGGTTAAAATTTACGGGGTGTcgttgtggggtgtcgtggccgagcggttaagagcaccgaattcaagctctgctgattctgttcagcagtgtgtgggttcgaatcccggtcgtgacacttgtgtccctgagcaagacacttaaccattattgcttctctcgacccaggggtaaatggggacctgtgagggcagagatggttcttgtgattgatttagccgagtagcgcatttgttgcacaaggctgtatactccccagggagctgagatggtttaaggagtgaattaaggcccagtgaccaggggtaataatttgaagcgctttgagacacccattcgggagtgaaaaagcgctatataaactcaaatattattattattacatacatTGAATGGAGCACTTATTAGCCTGTACATATCACTAATTTATTGCTATGAGTTTATGATATTGTCAGTTGGCCTAAAACTCTTCTTGGCTATACTCCGGGTTAGGAGTAATTAGGGTTGTAAATTACCATTCAATGCAatcattttgtttaatcaacaattgtgaaaacaaaagcTAGGATGGTGACTAATGCCTACCTTTGCATTTTATATTGTGTGATTAGTTTTGATTTATTATATGAGGATTTTTGAACATGAGTTGATGAATGTTCCCTGTGACCACATTCTGTAGAGTTTTGCTTTTGTCGTCTCAGTGTCGGATCGTTTTATCTCTTGTTGGTTAATCTGGTCAAAATTGGTTTTGTAATGGActgtgttatacatgtacctcatttGGTACTGGGCAAAAAAATGCATGtctcttaatttattttaaaagtgtaCAATGACATTGTATTTGATATCCTTCTATTGTCAATATCCTGAAAACCTACTGATGACAGTTCAAATAAATGGTTCACTCTTATATTTCTTTTACAGaccattttaatttatttctgaattgttatcaatcaatcaataaaacatttatttccacattcacatcacatggaggcatcatcctaaaagccgaggcttgtggcggatgtgcccgttacaaaattacagaacaaaacaggaaaacagcactaaatagacgaataaataaatacataccacTACGGTAGATAACTACACAAAGGTTCAACCATGGTATCTTTATTTCTGAATTTTTATGGTATTTAACCAAAAAGTTTACCTTTTCATTGGCGTACAACATCCTCAGTGGAATGCACAGACTGTTTGTTGATATCTACAGCCGTCTTGTTTGAAATTTCGCTCTGAAAgagtattaaaaaataaaatccccccccccacagtagtgtgggtagggtctacgaacgaatacttacctgtagagcaaattactacaattgcatattccctatgcaccgctaggtaacactaagacttttttacaacaagtgcaacagcgccctccatcgcccagtgcacatgggcgcgaacgccatgcgcaatcgccctctttctcggaaactcatACGTACAAGTATACAAGAACCAAGTATAGTGGGGCAGGCGGGAGggatgctctacaggtaagtattcgttcgtagaccctacccacactactgtggggggggggagtctacgtcactctacttacctgtagagcaaattactacaattgcatagactAGCACCGTTTTGGAAGGCGGTGGTTATACACAGGACTATTGCACATCATACAATTATTATGGCGTCATGGCAACGAGGCGCGACCAGAAGGAGGCACCAGCTGTTGCAAGATAAGAAACGCAAAATATGGGGGCCACATTGTCCGCACACGACCCGGGGGGTGTCGTCCCCATAGGacaaggaaaaaacattatcaatgtTAGACAGTGGCATAAATATATGGCATACAGACAAGAACTCACCGAGGGTGAAGACTTGATGCGAAGAGGACTAGCGGGAGGATGACCCCTGGGAGGCCGACTGCAACACCGCACGGCCTGCCTGGCCGTCAGTCTGGAGTACGTCCTTCATGTAGCACTGTGACAAGGTTGTAGCACTCTTCCAACAGGCTGCCTTGGTTATCTCCTCTATTggtatacctttaaaaaatgcccaAGAGGACGACACCCCGCGTACGTTGTGGGCGTGGATATTGCCCTCGGCCGCCGGCCACCCGCCCGGAACGGAGCGGATGGCGGTAACGATCCAGCGGGCTATGGTATCGCGCGTTACCGGTTGATGAGGGGTTGTCGAGGCCAAGAATAGTTGGTGATGGCCAGAACAGATAGGCTTGGTGCGGCTTATGTACCATTTAAGCGCCCGGACAGGGCACAAAAGCCTGTCAGCCGCAACCGCCGAGAAGGATTTTAAGTCCGGAACGAAAATGTCCGGAGGCTGAAAATAATCAGACTGATTCTTCGTCAGAAAACCTGCGGAAGGAACCAGCCGGACACCACCAGGTTCCCAATGAATGTGACCCGGTGCCAAAGTCAGGGCGTGGAGCTCGCTACGTCTGTGCGACATAGCAGCCGCCAGCAGAAAGGAAACCTTTATCGACAACTGCAGCAAAGGAGCGTTGCTGAGGGGTTCGAATGGGGGACCTGCTAGAGTGGAGAGGACACTCTGGAGGTCCCAAGACGGGACAAGTTTGCGTACCGGAGGCCGGGATACAAACATGCCCCGCGCCAGCTGAGAGATCGCTTGATTGGAAGAAATCGAGGAGCCATCGGGAAAACCCTCATGAATGGCTGCGATGGCCGACCAGTAATTTTTGACCGTGGCGGTCGCTAGCCCATTCTCGTACAGGTAGAGAAGAAAATCCCCTACGTCCCTCAGAGAAGCACTGGGGGGACGTATAGATTGCCGtctacaccatttaaagaaatggcgaAGTCGGCAATCGTAGACCTTACGAGTGGAGGCACGCCTCGACTGGGCGGCAAGCTCTGCAGCCCGGCGTGAAAGGCCTGCTGTGCGGAGCGACTGGGTGATAacacccagcacgtcaggtggAGTTCCCTCGGGGCCGGATGAATCATCCCGGAACTGGGTTGATAAAGGAGGTCCGGACGTTGAGGCAGGACCACCGGGCGGTGGACCAGGAGCCTCACAAGTCGAGGGAACCACGGCTGACACGGCCAGAACGGGGCTATGAGGAGCACCCGGCAGTGGGCGGTCTCTATCTTGGTCAACACCCGGGGGATGAGTGAGAATGGCGGAAAGGCGTAAGCCAGGAGGCCCTCCCACGGAATCGACAGGGCGTCGATCTGCCATGCGTTGGGGTCTGGAACCCTTGAGCAATACGTTGGCAGCTGATTGTTTGCCCGTGAGGCAAACAAGTCTACGTGGGGTCGATCGATCAGCCGGAAGAGGGTCTGTGCCACTTGAGGGAGCAAGGACCACTCTGTCGGGGCAATCCAGCCCCTGGAGAGGGCATCGGCTGTCACGTTCTCTTCCCCCGGGATGTGGGCTGCCGACAGAGCAACGCCCTGGCGGATGCACCAGTGAAGGAGCTCCCAAGTCAGGGCGCACAACTGCGCCGACCGGGTGCCTCCTTGGCGGTTGACATAAGCCACGACCGTGGTATTGTCGCACCGCACGATCACCGCGCGTCCCGACACCGCAGTCTGAAAATGCCGAAGGGCATTGAAGACCGCCATCAACTCTAAGACATTGATGTGGGACGAGCGGTGTTCCGGGCCCCACTGTCCCGCGATCTGGCGCGGGTGGAGGGTCGCCCCCCAGCCCTGCTGTGACGCATCGGTGACAATGGTCACCCAAGGCTGAGGGGGACGGAACACGCGCCCCTGAGTGAGATGGGCCTCGTCCAGCCACCACCGCAAGTGCGGGATCAGCCAGGGCGTAGTGGGTACCGGCAGGTGGATAGGGTGGTGTCGAGGGCGGTAAAAAGACAGCAGATGGAGCTGAATTGGCCGCATCCGGAGTAGACAAAAATCCACCAAgtccaccatgctggccataaggcCAAGGAGCCTGAGCCAAGCCCTTGCCGGAGCCACAGCCGCTGGGAGAAAGAGGGACACGCACTGAAGAAAATTCAGTACGCGGTCCTCCGTAGGGCGGGCTAGTCCCCTCGGTGGGCGGAGATCGAGAGCCGCTCCGAGGAAGGTAGGGTTCTGCGACGGTATCGGGTGCGACTTTTCGGCGCTCACTTGGAACCTGAGATCGGAAGTGAGGCGCCAGGTGAGCCTGAGTGCCGCATCCGTCGCCGCCCGCGATGGCCCCACTACCAGCCAGTCGTCACGGCATGAATATCATGACCCCGCACCTCCGTAGAGCAGCCCCGATTGTCTTCACTACCCGGGTGAACACTCGGGGCGAAGTGGACATACCGAAGGGCAGGGTCGCAAACTCGTACATGACGCTGTTGTACATAAAGCGTAGGAATTTGCGATCCTCAGGCCTGATGGGCACGTGGAGGTACGCGTCCCTCAGGTCCAAGCTTGCCCCCCCAGGCGGGTGTGACGATAGATTCGAGAATGGTCCGCAGCGTCTCCATACGGAAGCGCTGCGGACGTATGAATCTGTTGAGGGGTTTCAGGTTTAAGATGGGGCGCCACTCGCCCACCTCCTTCTTGGGAACCAGGAAGAAGGTGGACATGAAACCCGTCCGCGCCCCTTGCATGGGAGCGGCGTAAATTTCTCGTTTCTGGAGGAGGGAGGAAATCTCCCCCTCGAGAGCCAACCGCTTTCCCATGTCGGACGGAATCGGCGTGGGCCGAATTATCATGTCCGACGGGGGGGTCCCCGTGAACTCGAGCGCGTAGCCGTACTCGAGTGTCTCGAGGACCCACCGGTCGGAGACAACCTGTCCCCAGGACCCCAGAAATTTCTGAAGGCGGCCCCCCACGGGTCCGTCGGTGGGAGGCCGCCTTGAGGCAAGCGAGTCACTTGCGCCATGCCCCCGGGAATCGGGGGTTTGGCGCGTGAAAACCCCGCCCCGATTGAGGACGCTGGTGTCCCATCTGGGTCGGCGCGGCTCGGACACTAGATTGAGTGTCGGCCCAGGGATACCGCTGGGACACGAGTCTGCGTCGGCACCGGTACTGAGCGGTGGCACGGCGGAGACGCCGGGGCCCTGCTCACGGTATGAGGGATACCGCTACCCGAGGCCACCCACTGGTGGTCGAACGGGACCGGTGCGTCGCCCCGGGCCGGGAAACCCGGCGGGGCTGACACACCATGACGGGCCGGCAAATCGAGCGAGGCCACTGGGCCATGGCCCTGCTCCAACCTGCCCGCCAGGGTGGCGGTCAATGCTTGAAAGGCCTCCATGAAATTCGGCCCGTGAAAGCGAGTCACCGCGGTGACGTTTGCCCCTGTGGGAGGAATCACTGGAGCTCGAAGAGCGCCGTGTTCTTTTCccctttttgacctttttcccTCGGGAAGAAAGGGATGGGGTGGCCTCAGATGTCCCTTCGGACAAGGGTTGTGTCACGGGGACCCCAGTAGAGCAACGGGTAAAACCCGAGGATGAGGACGGACACACCGAGCGCGGGATACCGGGGGAACCCCAGTTCGCCGGCTCGGCATTGGCAATCTGCCTACCGACCGCCAGAGCGCCCAGCCCGATGGCATGAGCGGCCGGGTTACGGTCGGCAAACCCAACCCCGTCCCCCACCACGGCCACCGAGGGAGATTCGGTGGGGCTGGATGGGGAGTGGCGTACTGAGACACGCGGAGGGGGGACCCCCTCCGTCCGCAGTAGGCCAGTGGGTGGCTTAGCGGCAGGCGTGGAAGGCCCCGGAACGGGGTTTCCTTTGCCTGCCTTATTTTTCTTGGAAACGGCCCGGGTAgcagaaatttttgttttcttgcttttcaaagaccaactcctccgatcaaggcaacgtgttcctttaacattgcACTTTATATGAAAACTGTTGAGGCAATTTTTGAGGTACGTATAGAGACATCAGAAGCCTTAATTTCACAATTCTTGGTTGGATGTTCCCGATTGGATTACTTTTGCTTCATACATGAATCGAACTTATATGCAATTACCTAATGTTGGAATAAATTAACTGGGTGTGTATTCCATGAAAAGTTACATTAAATTTAATGCAAATTCAATATTAGAATTAACATAAGAATAACTTTACTCGGAAAACAAACCGATGGGGTGTTTGAATAAATTGTTGCTAAAAATATGGCAAATTATTAAAGCCAGAtgacacactattggtaattgtcaaagactagtcttcacagttggtgtatctaaacatatgcataaaataacaaacctgtgaaaatttgaagttgcgagatactaatgaaagaaaaaaacacccttgtcacacgaagttgtgtgctttctgatgcttgatttcgagacctcaaattctaaacttgaggtctcgaaatcaaattcgtggaaaattacttctttctcgaaaactacgtcacttctgagggagccgtttctcacaatgttttataccatcaacctctcccctttactcattaccaagtgaggttttatgatgataattattttgagtaattaccaatagtgtccactgcatttaaagagGTACTCTCATAGTTCAaatacagttttgtgatgcgcagtttgtacctgcatcatcctggcatgtccctgaactcaaatttcaaagttttagagcagcttccagacttcttgataccgaaaattaaaagtaggcggctgtgctccgaaacgaactcaacaagcctccctacgggatttttgtgcacagagaatatcaaagtacaacgggtcaatttcacccaaaatcattgcccaatctcaacaagtttagcaccaatggatggacaatttcaagggctttcctctcgtagaaaaattagggctatggggattttcaaagcgacgctagaggccagggagtagacccgacacaccccataaatttgggacatttaatgcatgaaacacacggcatggagaaaacaaatatatgccttgaaaaaaaagcccggacttatacaaactttcagctatgcttttgaatcattctggaactaaaaacgatacagagacgcagtttgtacttgcgtcatcctggcatgtccctgaattcaaatgtcaaagttttagagcggcttccagacttcttgataccgaaaattaaaagtaggcggctgtgctccgaaacgaactcaacaagcctccctacaggatttttgtgcacagagaaaatcaaaagtacaacgggtcaatttcacccagaATCGTtgcccaatctaaacaagtttagcaccaatggatggacaatttcaagggctttcctctcatacaaaaattagggctatggggattttcacagcgacgctagaggccagggagtagacccgacacaccccataaatttgggacatttaatgcatgaaacacacggcatgtggtcattatggagaaaacaaatatatgccttgaaaaaaaagcccggacttataaaaactttcagctatgcttttgaataattctggaactaaaaacgatagagagacgcagtttgtacctgcatcatcctggcatgtccctgaactcaaatttcaaagttttagagcagcttccagacttcttgataccgaaaattaaaagtaggcggctgtgctccgaaacgaactcaacaagcctctctacgggatttttgtgcacagagaatatcaaaagtacaacgggtcaatttcacccaaaatcattgcccaatctcaacaagtttagcaccaatggatggacaatttcaagggctttcctctcgtacaaaaattagggctaatgggattttcaaagcga
Above is a genomic segment from Asterias rubens chromosome 5, eAstRub1.3, whole genome shotgun sequence containing:
- the LOC117290490 gene encoding uncharacterized protein LOC117290490, which translates into the protein MGKRLALEGEISSLLQKREIYAAPMQGARTGFMSTFFLVPKKEVPSERRKVAPDTVAEPYLPRSGSRSPPTEGTSPPYGGPRTEFSSVRVPLSPSGCGSGKGLAQAPWPYGQHGGLGGFLSTPDAANSAPSAVFLPPSTPPYPPAGTHYALADPALAVVAGRGPSHSGARVPSPSALGDHCHRCVTAGLGGDPPPAPDRGTVGPGTPLVPHQCLRVDGGLQCPSAFSDCGVGTRGDRAVRQYHGRGLCQPPRRHPVGAVVRPDLGAPSLVHPPGRCSVGSPHPGGRERDSRCPLQGLDCPDRVVLAPSSGTDPLPADRSTPRRLVCLTGKQSAANVLLKGSRPQRMADRRPVDSVGGPPGLRLSAILTHPPGVDQDRDRPLPGAPHSPVLAVSAVVPSTCEAPGPPPGGPASTSGPPLSTQFRDDSSGPEGTPPDVLGVITQSLRTAGLSRRAAELAAQSRRASTRKVYDCRLRHFFKWCRRQSIRPPSASLRDVGDFLLYLYENGLATATVKNYWSAIAAIHEGFPDGSSISSNQAISQLARGMFVSRPPVRKLVPSWDLQSVLSTLAGPPFEPLSNAPLLQLSIKVSFLLAAAMSHRRSELHALTLAPGHIHWEPGGVRLVPSAGFLTKNQSDYFQPPDIFVPDLKSFSAVAADRLLCPVRALKWYISRTKPICSGHHQLFLASTTPHQPVTRDTIARWIVTAIRSVPGGWPAAEGNIHAHNVRGVSSSWAFFKGIPIEEITKAACWKSATTLSQCYMKDVLQTDGQAGRAVLQSASQGSSSR